In Pseudoliparis swirei isolate HS2019 ecotype Mariana Trench chromosome 9, NWPU_hadal_v1, whole genome shotgun sequence, a genomic segment contains:
- the si:dkey-8e10.3 gene encoding serine/threonine-protein kinase SBK1 codes for MIQLGLVDGSLIDELMELTAQSIGRLEIHEHFNVVKEIGRGKYGKVLLVTHRFRGTPMALKVMPKASTKLQGFLREYCISLHLSCHPCIVGLFGIAFQSDEHYCFAQELVIGRDLFAIIQPKVGIPESSVKRCVLQIASALEFIHSHGLVHRDVKPENILLLDNRCCQVKLADFGLAQKRGTMIRFITGTLPYMSPELCTVALTEGQKEVSAPPISVEPSLDTWAFGVVIFCILTGYFPWECCLDSDEFYQEFADWCRTEETPHDEEEEVPPLWKRFTPEAMEMFGKLLAPDVEKRSTVGEVRAYVEKDWLREGNGIQPSGERVGASGEKPGSGEAEAAPDAQ; via the exons ATGATCCAGCTGGGCCTGGTGGACGGCAGCCTGATCGACGAGCTCATGGAGCTGACGGCTCAGAGCATCGGGCGGCTGGAGATCCACGAGCACTTCAACGTGGTCAAGGAGATCGGCCGAGGGAAGTACGGCAAAGTGCTGCTGGTCACGCATCGCTTCAGGG GGACTCCCATGGCCTTGAAGGTGATGCCCAAGGCCTCCACGAAGCTGCAGGGCTTTCTGCGCGAGTACTGCATCTCCTTGCACCTGTCCTGCCACCCCTGCATCGTGGGCCTCTTCGGCATCGCCTTCCAGTCCGACGAGCACTACTGCTTCGCCCAGGAGCTCGTCATCGGCAGGGACCTGTTCGCCATCATCCAGCCCAAG GTGGGCATCCCAGAATCTTCCGTAAAGCGCTGCGTCCTCCAGATCGCCAGCGCCCTGGAGTTCATCCACAGCCACGGCCTGGTCCATCGCGACGTCAAGCCCGAGAACATCCTCCTGCTGGACAATCGCTGCTGCCAGGTCAAGCTGGCGGACTTCGGGCTGGCTCAGAAGAGAGGCACCATGATCCGCTTCATCACAGGGACGCTGCCCTACATGTCCCCGGAGCTCTGCACCGTGGCCCTGACGGAGGGCCAGAAGGAAGTGAGCGCTCCTCCGATCAGCGTGGAGCCCAGCCTGGACACCTGGGCCTTCGGGGTGGTCATCTTCTGCATCCTCACGGGCTACTTCCCCTGGGAGTGCTGCCTGGACTCTGACGAATTCTACCAGGAGTTCGCGGACTGGTGCCGAACGGAGGAGACGCCgcacgacgaggaggaggaggttcccCCCCTGTGGAAGAGGTTCACTCCGGAGGCCATGGAGATgttcgggaagctcctggcCCCGGATGTAGAGAAGAGGTCCACGGTGGGGGAGGTGAGAGCGTACGTGGAGAAGGACTGGCTCAGGGAGGGGAACGGGATCCAGCCGTCAGGGGAAAGAGTCGGCGCCTCCGGGGAGAAGCCCGGGTCTGGAGAAGCGGAGGCGGCGCCGGATGCTCAGTGA